The following DNA comes from Agromyces mangrovi.
GGTGTCGTACTTCGGCCGTGCCGAGATCGGCGAGGGCACGCGCGTGCTCGTCAACGGGGCATCCGGCGCCGTGGGCACCATGGCCGTGCAGCTCGCCGCCCACCGCGGTGCGATCGTCACCGGGGTGACGAGCGGCCGCAACGCCGAGCTCGTCCGCTCGCTCGGCGCTGCCAGGGTCATCGACTACGAGACCGAGGACTTCGCCGCGGGCGACGACACCTGGGACGTGATCGTCGAGTGCGTCGGAAACGCGCCGTACTCCCGGGTGGCCGGCTCGCTCGCCCCCGGCGGCGCGCTGCTGCTGGTCATCACCGACCTCGCCGGCATGCTCCGCGCCAAGCGCGACTCGCGCCGCAGCGGCGGGGTGGTCACGGCATCGGGCCCGGCCCTCACGCAGGAGCAGTTCGCCGACCTGCTCGAGCTCGCCGCGAGTGGCGCGATCCGCCCGGTCATCGACCGCACCTACGACCTCGACGACATCGTCGAGGCGCACCGCTACGTCGACACGGGTCGCAAGCGCGGCTCGGTCGTCGTGCGGGTGCCCTGACCAGGGCAGAAAGGGCGGGCGGATGCGCCTGGGCGCGCGCCCGCCCGGAGGCATCCGCTCAGCCGTGCCAGAGCCCGAGCTTCGCGGGGTTGCGCATGATCCAGAGGTCGGTGACTCGCTCGCCCGCGACCCGGGTCGAGATGACACTGTCGACCGCGCCGCCGACCGAGACGACGAGCACCAGCCCGCCCGGGCCCTCGCGGAGGTCGAACTCGAGGCCGTCGCCGGCGCGCTTCTCCTGCAGCCCGAGCAGGTAGCGGGCGACGCGGTCGGCGCCGACCACGGGCCGCCGGCCCGCCGAGACGACGCCCCCGCCGTCGGCCCGCAGCACCACGTCGGGGTCGAGCACCGCCGTCAGCGTCGCGAGGTCGCCCGTGCCGGCCGCGGCGAGGAACGCCTGCACGACCCGGTCGTGCTGCTCCCGGGTCGCCGTGCCGTCGCGGCGCTCGCGCACGTGCCGGCGGGCCGACGATGCGAGCTGCCGGCACGCCTCGGGAGAGCGGCCCACGACCTCGCCGATCTCGGCGAACGGCA
Coding sequences within:
- a CDS encoding NAD(P)-dependent alcohol dehydrogenase, which gives rise to MTTTTRRTTSAGTASAATDTMRAAEYRRFGPPEVVAVTRVPKPVPAPDELLVRVHASTVSIADHRIRSRRVPRGLLPLVAPSIGVFRPRNRVLGMEAAGTVEAVGADVTRFAPGDEVVLMRGSRFGGHAEYVTAREAGTVAKKPAALSFEEAVAIVFGGYTAVSYFGRAEIGEGTRVLVNGASGAVGTMAVQLAAHRGAIVTGVTSGRNAELVRSLGAARVIDYETEDFAAGDDTWDVIVECVGNAPYSRVAGSLAPGGALLLVITDLAGMLRAKRDSRRSGGVVTASGPALTQEQFADLLELAASGAIRPVIDRTYDLDDIVEAHRYVDTGRKRGSVVVRVP